A genomic region of Chitinimonas arctica contains the following coding sequences:
- a CDS encoding secretin and TonB N-terminal domain-containing protein, whose product MKYPLSSLVALALLGGCASDQAALSHAKQLLNEGRTDEGAAELEQLVRTYPENSAIRATWARTREQQADRLARDGDTLRLNQQFEEAQSRYQAALLALPNHPRARDGLARLAKDEQQAGRVNEAARAIADKDDAGARTLLKGVLADNPRHARAKKLLAELESKRLRQDNTPAGANSPLNTPVTLEFRNAPLSSIFDMLSQSTGVNFVFDREAQLDGRTTIMVRDTPLNDALNVLLAGNQLSKRLLNDHTVMIYPANANRQKDIDPLHVKTFYLGNIEAKSALALIKTIVKTRDIYIDEKLNTLVMRDSPEAIAIAEKLLASQDLADPEVVLDVEVMEISSEKLANLGMQLPDRVSLSVPTSFDGSSLSLGELRALGKDGLRVGISDPALILNLKHTDGAANTLANPRIRVKNREKAKIQIGDRVPVITTTTNPTSGSVAESINYLDVGLLLDVEPQVYPDNEVGIRLNLEVSNIVKEVPSKSGLLTYQIGTRRANTVLRLKDGETQVLAGLIKREEIESAARVPGLGQLPLLGKIFSSEKNQYNRSELVLLITPRIVRNLETPDSELTQFASGTENSVGADPLQLPSRGAKISVPAANGGQAVPPPPGTVPQGVQVEPMRPPLPPPPPPPPPPSGVQGQGGTRP is encoded by the coding sequence ATGAAATACCCCCTCTCCAGCCTGGTCGCGCTGGCCCTGCTGGGCGGCTGCGCCAGCGATCAGGCGGCGCTCAGCCATGCCAAGCAATTGCTCAACGAAGGACGCACCGATGAAGGCGCCGCCGAGCTGGAACAGCTGGTGCGCACCTATCCGGAAAACAGCGCCATCCGCGCCACCTGGGCCCGCACCCGTGAACAACAGGCCGACCGCCTGGCGCGCGACGGCGATACCTTGCGCCTGAATCAGCAGTTCGAGGAAGCACAGTCCCGCTACCAAGCCGCCTTGCTGGCCCTGCCCAACCATCCGCGTGCCCGCGACGGCCTGGCCCGGCTGGCCAAGGATGAGCAGCAGGCCGGCCGCGTCAACGAAGCGGCCCGCGCCATCGCCGACAAGGACGATGCCGGCGCCCGCACCCTGCTGAAGGGCGTATTGGCGGACAACCCGCGCCATGCCCGTGCCAAGAAGCTGCTGGCCGAGCTGGAAAGCAAGCGGCTGCGCCAGGACAACACCCCGGCCGGCGCAAACTCGCCGCTCAACACCCCGGTCACGCTGGAATTCCGCAACGCGCCGCTGTCGTCCATCTTCGATATGCTGAGCCAAAGTACCGGCGTCAACTTTGTGTTCGACCGCGAAGCGCAATTGGATGGCCGCACCACCATCATGGTGCGCGACACCCCGTTGAACGATGCGCTCAATGTGCTGCTGGCCGGCAATCAGCTGTCCAAACGCCTGTTGAACGACCATACGGTGATGATCTATCCGGCGAACGCCAATCGCCAGAAGGATATCGACCCGCTGCACGTCAAGACCTTCTATCTGGGCAATATCGAAGCCAAGTCCGCCCTGGCCCTGATCAAGACCATCGTCAAGACCCGCGATATCTATATCGACGAGAAGCTCAACACCCTGGTCATGCGCGACAGCCCGGAAGCCATCGCGATCGCCGAAAAACTGCTGGCTTCGCAGGACCTGGCCGATCCGGAAGTGGTACTGGACGTGGAAGTCATGGAGATTTCCAGCGAGAAGCTGGCCAATCTGGGCATGCAGCTGCCCGACCGGGTGTCGCTATCGGTGCCGACCAGCTTCGACGGCAGCAGCCTCAGCCTGGGCGAGCTGCGCGCGCTGGGCAAGGACGGCCTGCGCGTCGGCATCTCCGACCCCGCGCTTATCCTGAATCTCAAACATACCGACGGCGCCGCCAACACGCTGGCCAACCCGCGCATCCGGGTCAAGAACCGCGAAAAAGCCAAGATCCAGATCGGCGACCGCGTCCCGGTGATCACCACCACCACCAATCCGACTTCCGGCTCGGTGGCCGAATCGATCAATTACCTGGACGTGGGCCTGCTGCTGGACGTCGAACCGCAGGTCTATCCCGATAATGAGGTCGGCATCCGCCTCAATCTGGAAGTCAGCAATATCGTCAAGGAAGTGCCCAGCAAGTCCGGCCTGCTGACCTACCAGATCGGCACCCGCCGCGCCAATACGGTCCTGCGGCTCAAGGACGGCGAAACCCAGGTGCTGGCCGGCCTGATCAAGCGCGAGGAGATCGAATCGGCCGCCCGCGTGCCCGGCCTCGGCCAATTGCCGCTATTGGGCAAGATCTTCTCCTCGGAAAAGAACCAATACAACCGCTCGGAACTGGTTCTGCTGATCACGCCGCGCATCGTGCGCAACCTGGAGACGCCGGATAGCGAGCTGACCCAGTTCGCCAGCGGCACCGAAAACAGCGTCGGCGCCGACCCGCTGCAATTGCCAAGCCGTGGCGCCAAGATCAGTGTGCCCGCCGCCAACGGCGGCCAAGCCGTCCCACCGCCACCGGGTACCGTGCCGCAGGGCGTGCAGGTCGAACCGATGCGGCCGCCGCTGCCGCCGCCCCCTCCTCCACCGCCGCCACCTAGCGGCGTCCAGGGCCAGGGTGGCACCCGGCCATGA
- a CDS encoding type II secretion system protein has protein sequence MTWARGVRRHAGFTLIELLVTLTLLAILATAAMPLTQLNARRNKEQELKLALREIRSALDEYKRAGDDGRIEKVANGNGYPRNLQQLVDGVEDRKSAEKRRIFFLRRIPRDPFFPDASASAAATWGYRSYQSPADAPREGDDVYDVYPLSPETGLNGRPYREW, from the coding sequence ATGACCTGGGCGCGCGGCGTTCGCCGGCACGCCGGCTTCACCTTGATCGAGCTGCTGGTCACCTTGACCCTGCTGGCCATCCTGGCAACCGCCGCGATGCCGCTGACGCAGCTCAATGCCCGCCGCAACAAGGAGCAGGAACTGAAGCTGGCGCTGCGGGAGATCCGCAGCGCGCTGGACGAATACAAACGCGCCGGTGACGATGGCCGGATCGAGAAGGTGGCCAACGGCAACGGCTACCCACGCAATCTGCAACAACTGGTCGATGGCGTGGAAGACCGCAAGTCGGCCGAGAAGCGGCGTATCTTCTTTCTGCGCCGCATTCCGCGCGACCCGTTCTTTCCGGATGCCAGCGCGTCGGCCGCCGCCACCTGGGGCTACCGCAGCTACCAGAGCCCGGCCGATGCTCCCCGCGAGGGTGATGATGTCTACGATGTTTACCCGCTCAGCCCGGAAACCGGCCTGAACGGCCGGCCCTACCGAGAATGGTAA
- a CDS encoding type II secretion system protein: MKQARSPRPNGFTLIELLVAMAIIAILLTLVTPRYYGSVDRARETVLRDDLSTLRRVIDQFHGDRARYPNSLDELVEMRYLREVPLDPLTERRDSWRVVAPGADAKGNVADVKSGAPGKAADGSNYADW, translated from the coding sequence ATGAAGCAAGCCCGCTCCCCTCGTCCGAACGGTTTCACGCTGATCGAGCTGCTGGTGGCCATGGCCATCATCGCCATCCTGCTGACCCTGGTTACTCCGCGCTACTACGGCAGCGTGGACCGTGCCCGCGAAACCGTGCTGCGCGACGATCTGTCCACCCTGCGCCGGGTCATCGACCAATTCCACGGCGACCGCGCCCGCTATCCGAACAGCCTGGACGAGCTGGTCGAGATGCGCTATTTGCGTGAAGTCCCGCTCGATCCCCTTACCGAACGGCGCGACAGCTGGCGGGTGGTCGCCCCCGGCGCCGACGCCAAGGGCAATGTCGCCGACGTGAAGAGCGGCGCGCCCGGCAAAGCGGCCGACGGCAGCAACTATGCCGACTGGTAA
- a CDS encoding type II secretion system protein, with the protein MPTGKQRQAGLAYFWLMGVLLIMGLLLGKAVEVSATQAERQREAELLYVGGLYRDAIRHYVEMPGGNGRYPGRLEDLLMDPRFLQPVRHLRQLYIDPETGQRDWAVINAPGGGVMGVHSISTRMPHKQDDFSEANAEFVKKPSLSEWVFVHQPGTPSSTVK; encoded by the coding sequence ATGCCGACTGGTAAGCAACGCCAGGCTGGGCTGGCCTACTTCTGGCTGATGGGTGTCTTACTGATCATGGGCCTGCTGCTGGGCAAGGCGGTGGAAGTCAGCGCCACCCAGGCGGAGCGGCAGCGCGAAGCAGAATTGCTGTACGTCGGCGGCCTCTACCGCGACGCCATTCGCCATTACGTGGAAATGCCCGGCGGCAACGGCCGTTACCCGGGCAGGCTGGAGGATCTGCTGATGGATCCGCGCTTCCTGCAGCCCGTCCGCCATCTGCGTCAGCTCTATATCGACCCGGAAACCGGGCAACGCGACTGGGCCGTGATCAATGCGCCCGGCGGCGGTGTGATGGGCGTGCACTCGATTTCCACGCGCATGCCACATAAGCAGGATGATTTCAGTGAGGCGAATGCGGAGTTCGTCAAAAAGCCGAGCTTGTCGGAATGGGTTTTCGTTCACCAGCCCGGCACGCCGAGTTCGACGGTGAAATAG
- a CDS encoding ImpA family metalloprotease: protein MPVRPSFLRKTLVMALLPSLLLTACGGGGGDSDKPDQTGGTNPTVPPTVPPTVPPTVPPTVPPTVPPTVPPTVPPTVPPTVPPTVPPTVPPVEDALAAAMRAGDIKLLSDGSVLPKAIKQQIGQRNAEHTDLLQQIWANDSIVYNPTGNSQLLTPISNRDSARMFPLLVGSGGQTLAAAGRVEQSRVAAIGSNLLGNLQAGSAPSMQSPSRRLLAWLLLGKQADIGSARSISLLRYSNGEQAALKLWFKSQYPNWTVTSCNDDSQLTACGQASQLLLVGSQAASPDNGNTVLSAYLKQALAAGKPLLYQHTGSWGDGGFPQAAGLLGLAPLPYAGNYFAKDSANWSNLAAMQAAQGAKLQPQQALTRLVDHLSKGDYTFNWSQCGDDDKRCGGAGGIDQEFYQGAEQVKNWISALEQAGQPVFAADSPALLKQLVLLGDQYRRSVRYPMSKEGTPTAQFMQALYADHALASLRTVTPALDLRGSSFSPALADAVPAAEVSRSFTSRNVEFSTSAAVYALPGRSFTVSRQDRGGGKAWVFVNQLRMGAAHVFGSKYDRPMYLWGNAIPLVSGQTVTVTHPYGGLVYVKLDNATPATNIDLKFNGVGQQAVYSGPDSAATFAANVKSNPLGWSEILTPGFEVHSTSDKMRQSIKDYGDDINRLVSDTWTYLYKDIYNLAAFNGRDLALPASVADFCRQKGWDCGSNAIHGLNGVQHFNTDQANCGYMCSGQPIDSYGSYHPLGWGESHEIGHNLQYGRFKLYGGQSGEISNNIFPVHKWLHYNRDNPNATQYGRDLAQKATFELLQNAQKQPAGNVADYVKNGLWFNENLFWGRLMFYWQAALNSRALPGIGDEGWDLYRLLYLQERLFQNALKSDADWSAERAKLGYSHAAYASRSAVQNIVAEDFMLIGMSYITQRDQRDFFDMWGIRYSANAASQVASYGYAAAPKRFWVVPCESKGFKAPLATPFAVDGKTAWPAAGNCPA, encoded by the coding sequence ATGCCTGTACGCCCCTCATTCTTGCGCAAGACCCTCGTCATGGCCTTGCTGCCTTCGCTGCTGCTGACCGCATGCGGTGGTGGCGGCGGTGACAGTGATAAACCCGACCAGACCGGTGGCACGAACCCGACTGTTCCGCCGACCGTTCCGCCGACCGTCCCGCCGACCGTCCCGCCGACCGTTCCACCGACCGTTCCACCGACCGTTCCACCGACCGTTCCACCGACCGTTCCACCGACCGTTCCACCGACCGTTCCACCGACCGTTCCGCCGGTCGAAGACGCCCTGGCAGCCGCCATGCGCGCCGGCGATATCAAGCTTCTCAGCGACGGCAGCGTATTGCCGAAGGCCATCAAGCAACAGATCGGCCAGCGCAATGCCGAGCACACCGACCTGCTGCAACAGATCTGGGCCAACGACAGCATCGTCTACAACCCAACCGGCAATTCCCAACTGCTTACCCCGATCAGCAACCGGGATTCGGCGCGTATGTTCCCCCTGCTGGTCGGCAGTGGCGGCCAGACCTTGGCTGCCGCCGGCCGGGTCGAGCAAAGCCGGGTCGCCGCCATCGGCAGCAATCTGCTCGGCAATCTGCAAGCAGGCAGCGCGCCGTCCATGCAGTCGCCCAGCCGTCGTCTGCTGGCCTGGCTGCTGCTGGGCAAGCAAGCGGACATCGGCAGCGCTCGCAGCATCAGCCTGTTGCGCTACAGCAATGGCGAGCAGGCCGCACTGAAGCTGTGGTTCAAGAGCCAGTATCCCAACTGGACCGTCACCAGCTGCAACGACGATAGCCAGCTCACGGCCTGCGGTCAGGCCAGCCAGCTATTGCTGGTCGGCAGCCAGGCGGCCTCGCCGGACAACGGCAACACCGTGCTGTCGGCCTACCTGAAGCAGGCGCTGGCCGCGGGCAAGCCGCTGCTGTATCAACACACCGGCAGCTGGGGCGACGGCGGTTTTCCGCAAGCCGCCGGTCTGCTGGGTTTGGCCCCCCTGCCCTATGCCGGCAACTATTTCGCCAAGGACAGCGCCAACTGGAGCAACCTGGCCGCCATGCAGGCGGCGCAGGGCGCCAAGCTGCAACCGCAGCAAGCGCTGACGCGGCTGGTGGATCACCTGAGCAAAGGGGATTACACCTTCAACTGGAGCCAGTGCGGCGACGATGACAAACGTTGCGGTGGCGCCGGCGGGATAGACCAGGAGTTCTACCAGGGCGCCGAGCAGGTCAAGAATTGGATCAGTGCATTGGAGCAAGCCGGCCAGCCGGTGTTCGCCGCGGACAGTCCTGCCCTGCTCAAGCAGCTGGTGCTACTGGGCGACCAGTATCGGCGCAGCGTACGCTACCCCATGAGCAAGGAGGGCACGCCCACCGCGCAATTCATGCAAGCCCTCTACGCCGACCATGCCCTGGCCAGCCTGCGCACCGTGACGCCGGCTTTGGATCTGCGCGGCAGCAGCTTTAGCCCGGCGTTGGCCGACGCAGTCCCGGCCGCCGAAGTCAGCCGCAGCTTCACCAGCCGCAATGTGGAATTCAGCACCAGCGCGGCCGTCTATGCGCTACCGGGTCGTAGCTTCACTGTCAGCCGGCAGGATCGTGGCGGCGGCAAGGCCTGGGTATTCGTCAACCAGCTGCGCATGGGCGCCGCGCATGTATTCGGCAGCAAATACGACCGGCCGATGTATCTGTGGGGCAATGCCATCCCGCTGGTCTCCGGCCAGACCGTCACCGTTACCCATCCCTATGGTGGCTTGGTCTACGTGAAGCTGGACAACGCCACGCCCGCCACCAATATTGACCTGAAGTTCAATGGGGTGGGTCAACAGGCTGTCTATAGCGGCCCGGATAGCGCCGCCACCTTTGCCGCCAACGTCAAGAGCAACCCGCTGGGCTGGTCCGAAATCCTCACGCCGGGTTTCGAGGTCCACTCCACCAGCGACAAGATGCGCCAATCGATCAAGGACTACGGCGACGATATCAATCGTCTGGTGAGCGATACCTGGACCTATCTCTACAAAGACATCTACAACCTGGCCGCCTTCAATGGCCGCGACCTGGCCCTGCCCGCCAGCGTGGCCGATTTCTGCCGGCAAAAAGGCTGGGATTGCGGCAGCAACGCCATCCATGGCCTCAACGGCGTGCAGCATTTCAATACCGACCAAGCCAACTGCGGCTATATGTGCTCGGGCCAGCCGATTGATAGCTACGGTTCCTACCACCCGCTGGGCTGGGGCGAGTCGCACGAGATCGGCCACAATCTGCAATACGGCCGTTTCAAGCTGTATGGCGGCCAGTCGGGCGAGATATCCAACAATATCTTCCCGGTACACAAGTGGCTGCACTACAACCGCGACAACCCGAACGCCACGCAATACGGCCGCGACCTCGCCCAGAAGGCCACGTTCGAGCTATTGCAAAACGCGCAGAAGCAGCCGGCCGGCAACGTCGCCGATTACGTCAAGAATGGTTTGTGGTTCAACGAGAATCTGTTCTGGGGCCGCCTGATGTTCTATTGGCAGGCCGCCCTGAACAGCCGCGCCCTGCCGGGCATCGGCGACGAAGGCTGGGACCTCTACCGCCTGCTGTACCTGCAGGAGCGCCTGTTCCAGAATGCGCTCAAGAGCGATGCCGACTGGAGCGCGGAACGGGCCAAGCTGGGCTACTCCCACGCAGCCTATGCCAGCCGTAGCGCGGTCCAGAATATCGTGGCGGAGGACTTCATGCTGATCGGCATGTCCTATATCACCCAACGCGACCAGCGCGATTTCTTCGATATGTGGGGGATACGCTATAGCGCCAACGCCGCCAGCCAGGTGGCCAGCTATGGCTATGCCGCCGCGCCCAAGCGCTTCTGGGTGGTGCCCTGCGAATCCAAGGGCTTCAAGGCCCCGCTCGCCACGCCGTTCGCCGTCGATGGCAAGACCGCATGGCCCGCTGCTGGGAACTGTCCGGCTTAA
- a CDS encoding AMP nucleosidase, producing the protein MKNSAMLYLPSFIAPSRHTDAAAALDKVREIYESSVAHLRDAMQRFVAGETLPGHVRACYPFVRVQTDTVARQNATESAHLSYGFVAGPGRFETTLTRPDLYTEYYLEQFTYLLQNHQVELEVGTSTQPIPVHFSFAEHDHIEGSLSAERRQLMRDVFDLPDLGAMDDGIANGTYEPRAGEPRPLSLFTAPRVDYSLHRLRHYSGTTPEHFQNFVLFTNYQFYIDEFVRLGHETMNDPDSEYIAFVEPGNVVTRRRGLDAEATDLLGKALPRLPQMPGYHLVRADRSGISMVNIGVGPANAKTITDHIAVLRPHAWIMLGHCAGLRTTQQLGDYVLAHGYVREDHVLDEDLPLWVPIPALAEIQQALEAAVSLITETEGAELKRIMRTGTVASTDNRNWELLPDNQPQRRFSQSRAVALDMESATIAANGFRFRVPYGTLLCVSDKPLHGEIKLPGMANQFYRERVDQHLRIGIRAMEMLRGVDQLHSRKLRSFAEVAFQ; encoded by the coding sequence ATGAAGAATAGCGCGATGCTCTACCTCCCCAGCTTTATCGCCCCCTCCCGCCATACCGACGCCGCTGCCGCCCTGGACAAAGTACGCGAGATCTACGAATCCAGCGTGGCGCACCTGCGCGACGCCATGCAGCGCTTTGTCGCCGGCGAGACCTTGCCCGGCCATGTCCGGGCCTGCTACCCCTTCGTGCGGGTGCAGACCGACACGGTGGCACGCCAGAACGCCACCGAAAGCGCGCATCTCAGCTACGGCTTCGTGGCCGGTCCGGGCCGCTTCGAAACGACGTTGACGCGTCCCGACCTCTATACCGAGTACTACCTCGAACAATTCACCTATCTGCTGCAGAACCACCAGGTGGAGCTGGAAGTCGGTACCAGCACCCAGCCGATCCCGGTGCACTTTTCCTTTGCCGAGCATGACCATATCGAGGGCAGCCTGAGCGCCGAACGACGCCAATTGATGCGCGACGTGTTCGACCTGCCCGACCTGGGCGCCATGGACGACGGCATCGCCAATGGCACCTACGAACCGCGTGCCGGCGAGCCGCGCCCCTTGTCCTTGTTTACCGCGCCACGGGTGGACTATTCGCTGCACCGCTTGCGCCACTACTCCGGTACGACGCCGGAGCATTTCCAGAATTTCGTGTTGTTTACCAACTACCAGTTCTATATCGATGAATTTGTTCGACTGGGCCACGAGACGATGAACGATCCCGACAGCGAGTACATCGCCTTTGTCGAGCCGGGCAATGTCGTCACCCGCCGCCGTGGTCTCGATGCCGAGGCCACCGACCTGCTGGGCAAGGCGCTGCCCCGCCTGCCGCAAATGCCCGGCTACCACCTGGTCCGGGCCGATCGCAGCGGCATCAGCATGGTGAATATCGGCGTGGGCCCGGCCAACGCCAAGACCATTACCGACCATATCGCGGTACTGCGTCCGCATGCCTGGATCATGCTGGGCCACTGTGCCGGCTTGCGTACCACCCAGCAATTGGGCGACTACGTGCTGGCCCACGGCTATGTGCGGGAAGACCATGTGCTGGATGAAGACCTGCCCCTGTGGGTGCCGATCCCGGCGCTGGCGGAAATCCAGCAGGCGCTGGAGGCGGCCGTATCGCTGATTACCGAGACGGAAGGCGCCGAACTGAAGCGCATCATGCGCACCGGCACCGTGGCCAGCACCGACAACCGCAATTGGGAGCTGTTGCCGGACAATCAGCCGCAGCGCCGTTTCAGCCAGAGCCGGGCGGTGGCGCTGGATATGGAAAGCGCCACCATCGCCGCCAATGGTTTCCGCTTCCGCGTGCCCTACGGCACCCTGCTGTGCGTCAGCGACAAGCCCTTGCACGGCGAAATCAAATTACCGGGCATGGCCAATCAGTTTTACCGCGAACGGGTGGACCAGCATTTGCGCATCGGTATCCGCGCCATGGAAATGCTGCGCGGCGTGGACCAGCTGCATAGCCGCAAACTGCGCAGTTTCGCCGAGGTGGCGTTCCAGTAA
- a CDS encoding substrate-binding periplasmic protein encodes MKWKAYGLALCLALDAAAAESITIGAEDDWYPYSGLVNGELKGLTVELVREAFSAVGITVKYDVMPYARCMALTREGALVACFDTLRHPGIEADYRWHALPMFHVQYQIYARADSVEHDLRPTDLEGRDVAVTNGYEYGPDFDTNKKILRTFTLRDENNFRMLIAGRVRYTVAMDLNTRALIKKRPGEFAGKFKIVGQVAPAGVYTAFSKRHPAAAQAMERFDQGMAIIRKNGRYKTIEDNWSRRLTQTK; translated from the coding sequence ATGAAGTGGAAAGCGTATGGCTTAGCACTCTGCCTCGCGCTCGATGCGGCAGCAGCGGAATCCATCACCATTGGGGCGGAGGACGACTGGTATCCTTATTCTGGCTTGGTGAACGGCGAGCTGAAGGGGCTTACCGTCGAACTGGTGCGCGAAGCCTTCAGTGCGGTCGGCATCACGGTCAAATACGACGTGATGCCCTATGCCCGCTGTATGGCGCTGACCAGGGAAGGCGCCCTGGTCGCTTGTTTCGACACCCTGCGCCACCCCGGGATCGAGGCGGACTATCGCTGGCATGCCTTGCCTATGTTCCACGTCCAGTACCAGATCTACGCCCGGGCCGATTCGGTGGAGCACGATCTTCGCCCCACCGACCTGGAAGGCCGCGATGTGGCGGTAACCAACGGCTACGAGTACGGCCCCGACTTCGATACCAACAAGAAGATCTTGCGCACCTTCACCCTGCGCGACGAAAACAATTTCCGCATGCTGATCGCCGGGCGGGTGCGCTACACGGTGGCGATGGATCTCAATACCCGCGCCTTGATCAAGAAACGGCCGGGTGAATTCGCCGGCAAATTCAAGATCGTCGGCCAGGTCGCACCGGCCGGCGTCTACACCGCGTTCTCCAAACGTCACCCGGCCGCGGCACAAGCCATGGAACGCTTTGACCAGGGCATGGCCATCATCCGCAAGAACGGCCGCTACAAAACCATCGAGGATAACTGGAGCCGACGCCTCACCCAGACCAAGTAA